Proteins encoded within one genomic window of Amycolatopsis sp. 2-15:
- a CDS encoding ABC transporter permease, with protein MTVLSRVFARRTALVGAILLLLVILFCFFGPLLYGTDQSHTDLSAARLGPGSGHPLGTDDLGYDVLGRLMVAGRTSLIIGVLAGLIATAIGAVWGALAGYTGGWLDTVLMRVVDTGVAIPALFLLLVAATLVTPSVGVLALIIGCVSWLVPARLMRAETVSLRERDYIRAITVLGASRTRVVFRHVIPNAIGTVVVNATFQIADAILLVAYVSFLGLGVPAPDTDWGAMLSKGITYTFDGSWWLILPPGIAIVLVVCAINFLGDGLRDAFAVKGRR; from the coding sequence GTGACCGTCCTTTCGCGAGTGTTCGCGCGGCGCACGGCCCTCGTCGGTGCGATCCTGCTGCTGCTGGTGATCCTGTTCTGCTTCTTCGGCCCGCTGCTCTACGGCACGGACCAGTCGCACACCGACCTCTCCGCCGCGCGGCTCGGGCCCGGCAGCGGGCATCCCCTGGGCACCGACGACCTCGGCTACGACGTGCTCGGCCGGCTGATGGTGGCCGGGCGGACGTCGCTGATCATCGGCGTGCTGGCCGGGCTCATCGCCACCGCGATCGGCGCGGTGTGGGGCGCGCTCGCCGGCTACACCGGCGGCTGGCTCGACACGGTGCTCATGCGCGTGGTCGACACCGGCGTGGCGATCCCCGCGTTGTTCCTGCTGCTGGTGGCGGCCACGCTGGTCACCCCGAGCGTCGGGGTGCTGGCGCTGATCATCGGCTGCGTGTCGTGGCTGGTGCCGGCGCGGCTGATGCGCGCGGAGACGGTGAGCCTGCGCGAACGCGACTACATCCGCGCGATCACCGTGCTCGGCGCGAGCCGCACGAGGGTGGTGTTCCGGCACGTGATCCCCAACGCGATCGGCACGGTGGTGGTGAACGCGACGTTCCAGATCGCCGACGCCATCCTGCTCGTGGCCTACGTGAGCTTCCTCGGCCTCGGCGTGCCCGCGCCGGACACCGACTGGGGCGCGATGCTGTCGAAGGGCATCACCTACACGTTCGACGGCTCGTGGTGGCTGATCCTGCCGCCGGGCATCGCGATCGTGCTCGTGGTGTGCGCGATCAACTTCCTGGGCGACGGACTGCGCGACGCGTTCGCGGTGAAGGGACGGCGATGA
- a CDS encoding ABC transporter permease, protein MTRYLLKRLVLAVVVVLLVTVVTFVLLHLLPGGPARGVLGVQATQEQIDAFNKAQGFDQPLPVQFWDYLVRLLHGDLGDSYTQNSPVSTLLTERVPKTLLLTAISTLLAIVVALPVGVWQAVRRGKAADHVATGVTFLLYATPVFFLSLVLIIVFAQVLPWFPAQAAQGDTIGELLSQPGSLVLPVVAGMGAALAAFSRYMRASTLDNLAEDYVRTARAKGTPERTIIWRHVWPNSLTSVVSMLGYYVPVVFSGSLVVESMFNYPGVGLLFWTAARNADFPVLLGVVLVIAVATVIGSLLADVVQLVIDPRVRVKGARS, encoded by the coding sequence ATGACCCGCTACCTCCTCAAGCGGCTCGTGCTGGCCGTGGTCGTGGTGCTGCTGGTCACCGTGGTCACGTTCGTGCTGCTGCACCTGCTGCCCGGTGGTCCGGCGCGCGGCGTGCTCGGCGTGCAGGCCACGCAGGAGCAGATCGACGCGTTCAACAAGGCCCAGGGTTTCGACCAGCCGCTGCCCGTGCAGTTCTGGGACTACCTGGTGCGCCTGCTTCACGGCGACCTCGGCGACTCGTACACGCAGAACTCCCCCGTCTCGACACTACTGACCGAGCGCGTACCGAAGACGCTGCTGCTCACCGCGATCTCGACACTGCTCGCGATCGTCGTCGCGCTGCCCGTGGGCGTGTGGCAGGCGGTGCGGCGCGGCAAGGCGGCGGACCACGTGGCCACAGGGGTGACGTTCCTGCTCTACGCGACGCCGGTGTTCTTCCTGTCACTGGTGCTGATCATCGTGTTCGCGCAGGTCCTCCCCTGGTTCCCGGCGCAGGCCGCGCAGGGCGACACGATCGGTGAGCTGCTCTCGCAACCCGGCTCGCTGGTGCTGCCGGTGGTGGCGGGCATGGGCGCGGCGCTGGCCGCGTTCAGCCGGTACATGCGAGCGTCCACTCTGGACAACCTCGCCGAGGACTACGTGCGCACCGCCCGCGCGAAGGGCACGCCGGAGCGCACGATCATCTGGCGCCACGTGTGGCCGAACTCGCTGACGTCCGTCGTGTCCATGCTCGGCTACTACGTGCCGGTGGTGTTCAGCGGTTCGCTGGTGGTGGAGTCGATGTTCAACTACCCCGGTGTCGGCCTGCTGTTCTGGACGGCCGCGCGCAACGCCGACTTCCCCGTGCTGCTCGGGGTGGTGCTGGTGATCGCCGTGGCGACCGTGATCGGCTCGCTGCTCGCGGACGTCGTGCAGCTCGTGATCGATCCGCGCGTGCGGGTGAAGGGAGCGCGGTCGTGA
- a CDS encoding peptide ABC transporter substrate-binding protein — MARHRWRAALGVTLVAALVLSGCATSREQHGGGAGKPVTGGTARFALPPSATPNWILPISIPGYGASYNGVVRAELYVPLYNYDGTSGSVTLDDPSSAANTPTYSADGKTVTITLKPLTWSTGDPLTSRDVEFWLNLLRAGKDNWGKYSEGLMPDNIKAFHTIDDHTFTLTLDKPYNADWFTANQLSLVVPMPQKAWDRTSAAGPVGDFDRDPAGAKQVFDFLVGQAKQLGTYSTNPLWKVVNGPFTLAGFTASGQVTLNKNPKYTGPDPAKLDTVQFLTFTSSSAEYNVLRAGGVDYGYVPTSNLGQRPKLEAQGYRIEPWNGWSITYSPFNFANPQLGAAFKQLYVRQALQHAVDQDAITSVIWRGTARVDYGPVPQDNDVKYLSARQKTNPYPFDLATARKLLTDHGWKPGSDSVLECAAPGTGPTQCGEGVKAGTRLSLTMLTESGSDETDGTMQELRSELSKIGVEMKINAQPLNTVLANGTACKPEEASCSWQLSYFGTQGSWYFPANPSGEDLFATDAGTNFGGYADKHADDLITATNLATGNQPMLDYSTYLTEQLPVLWLPNPPYQVSAIDTALRGVNQDPLAGLQPQRWYWTR; from the coding sequence ATGGCTCGACACCGGTGGCGCGCCGCGCTCGGGGTCACACTCGTCGCCGCGCTGGTGCTCTCCGGCTGCGCGACGAGCCGCGAGCAGCACGGCGGCGGTGCGGGCAAGCCCGTGACCGGCGGCACCGCGCGGTTCGCGCTGCCCCCGTCGGCGACCCCGAACTGGATCCTGCCGATCTCGATCCCCGGCTACGGCGCGAGCTACAACGGCGTTGTCCGGGCCGAGCTGTATGTGCCGCTGTACAACTACGACGGCACTTCCGGCTCGGTCACGCTCGACGATCCGTCCAGCGCGGCCAACACGCCGACCTATTCCGCCGACGGCAAGACCGTGACGATCACGCTCAAGCCGCTCACGTGGTCCACCGGCGATCCCCTGACCAGCCGCGACGTCGAGTTCTGGCTCAACCTGCTGCGCGCGGGCAAGGACAACTGGGGCAAGTACTCCGAAGGCCTGATGCCCGACAACATCAAGGCTTTCCACACCATCGACGACCACACGTTCACCCTCACCCTCGACAAGCCGTACAACGCCGACTGGTTCACGGCCAACCAGCTCAGCCTGGTCGTGCCGATGCCGCAGAAGGCGTGGGACCGCACGAGCGCGGCCGGGCCGGTCGGCGACTTCGACCGCGACCCCGCCGGCGCCAAGCAGGTCTTCGACTTCCTGGTGGGACAGGCGAAGCAGCTGGGCACGTACTCGACCAATCCACTGTGGAAGGTCGTGAACGGGCCGTTCACGCTCGCCGGGTTCACCGCGTCCGGCCAGGTGACGCTGAACAAGAACCCGAAGTACACCGGCCCGGACCCGGCGAAGCTCGACACCGTGCAGTTCCTGACCTTCACCAGCTCTTCGGCCGAGTACAACGTGCTGCGCGCCGGCGGCGTCGACTACGGCTACGTGCCGACCTCGAACCTCGGCCAGCGCCCGAAGCTGGAGGCGCAGGGCTACCGGATCGAACCGTGGAACGGCTGGTCGATCACGTACTCGCCGTTCAACTTCGCCAACCCTCAGCTGGGTGCGGCGTTCAAGCAGCTGTACGTGCGCCAGGCCCTGCAGCACGCCGTGGACCAGGACGCCATCACGTCGGTGATCTGGCGCGGCACCGCTCGCGTGGACTACGGCCCTGTGCCGCAGGACAACGACGTGAAGTACCTGTCCGCACGGCAGAAGACCAACCCGTACCCGTTCGACCTCGCCACGGCGCGCAAGCTGCTCACGGACCACGGCTGGAAGCCCGGCTCCGACAGCGTTCTCGAGTGCGCGGCGCCCGGCACCGGACCCACCCAGTGCGGTGAGGGCGTCAAAGCCGGCACGCGCCTGTCGCTCACCATGCTGACCGAGTCGGGCTCCGACGAGACCGACGGGACGATGCAGGAGCTGCGCTCGGAGCTGTCGAAGATCGGCGTGGAGATGAAGATCAACGCGCAGCCGCTGAACACCGTGCTGGCCAACGGAACCGCGTGCAAGCCGGAAGAGGCGTCGTGCTCCTGGCAGCTGTCGTACTTCGGCACGCAGGGCAGCTGGTACTTCCCCGCCAACCCGAGCGGTGAGGACCTGTTCGCCACCGACGCGGGCACGAACTTCGGCGGCTACGCCGACAAGCACGCCGACGACCTGATCACCGCGACCAACCTGGCCACGGGCAATCAGCCGATGCTCGACTACAGCACCTACCTGACCGAACAGCTGCCGGTGCTCTGGCTCCCCAACCCGCCGTACCAGGTGTCCGCGATCGACACCGCGCTGCGCGGGGTGAACCAGGATCCGCTGGCCGGGCTGCAGCCGCAGCGCTGGTACTGGACGAGGTGA